A portion of the Hyalangium minutum genome contains these proteins:
- a CDS encoding 3-phosphoshikimate 1-carboxyvinyltransferase, which translates to MSKPSVRKLNVDPSHLVPARLTPPVSKSDAQRALVLAHLTGHWPLAVLQNEPEADLAADVRVLTRGVETLRQSPGPIRDVDCADGGAPFRIFVTQAAVTPGAKVRITGTPRLGERPHGPLFDSLRDALGPSGLVLREGTPWPVELHAPDRTGEPVFRVPGAQSSQYASSLLLGCAALFLREHRPWSVEIQGPLTSAGYLELTVFWLRRFGFTVEETPSRFTVTAHQPSAKAPPMPGDWSSLGYLLLIAWRTGGSVERADPSSAHPDQALLRLIQPAGLTPIPGPDLTMRVEGQARAGLTASGKECPDLLPTLAALALVLPRPSTLEDVSILRLKESDRLEGIRTLVSAYGGSTTLEGETLTITPPAAPPAHFEMDSKGDHRLAMVSATLSILSGARLTLTGPECVEKSFPGFWRQVERVGVRLTE; encoded by the coding sequence ATGAGCAAGCCCTCCGTCCGCAAGCTGAACGTTGATCCGAGCCACCTCGTCCCCGCCCGCCTCACGCCTCCGGTGTCCAAGTCGGACGCGCAGCGGGCGCTGGTGCTCGCCCACCTCACCGGCCACTGGCCCCTCGCCGTGCTCCAGAACGAGCCCGAGGCCGATCTCGCCGCCGACGTCCGCGTCCTCACCCGAGGCGTGGAGACCCTGCGCCAGTCCCCCGGGCCCATCCGGGACGTGGACTGCGCGGACGGTGGCGCCCCGTTCCGCATCTTCGTCACCCAGGCCGCGGTGACTCCAGGCGCCAAGGTGCGCATCACCGGCACCCCGCGCCTGGGCGAGCGTCCTCACGGTCCGCTCTTCGACTCGCTCCGGGACGCGCTGGGGCCCTCGGGCCTCGTGCTGAGGGAGGGCACCCCCTGGCCTGTGGAACTCCACGCGCCAGACCGCACCGGGGAGCCCGTCTTCCGCGTCCCTGGTGCTCAGAGCAGTCAATACGCCTCCAGCCTCCTCCTCGGGTGTGCCGCTCTGTTTCTCCGCGAACATCGCCCCTGGAGCGTGGAGATCCAGGGCCCGCTGACGAGCGCCGGCTACCTGGAGCTCACCGTCTTCTGGCTGCGGCGCTTCGGCTTCACCGTGGAGGAGACCCCCTCCCGCTTCACGGTGACGGCGCACCAGCCCTCGGCCAAGGCTCCGCCCATGCCGGGAGACTGGTCCTCGCTGGGCTATCTGCTGCTCATCGCCTGGCGCACGGGCGGCAGCGTGGAGCGCGCCGATCCCTCCAGCGCCCACCCGGATCAGGCCCTCCTCCGGCTGATCCAGCCCGCGGGCCTCACGCCCATTCCGGGCCCGGACCTCACCATGCGCGTCGAGGGCCAGGCTCGGGCCGGGCTCACCGCCTCCGGCAAAGAGTGCCCAGACCTGCTGCCCACCCTGGCCGCGCTCGCCCTGGTGCTGCCTCGGCCCTCCACTTTGGAGGACGTCAGCATCCTCCGCTTGAAGGAGAGCGACCGCTTGGAGGGCATCCGCACCCTGGTTTCCGCCTACGGCGGATCCACCACCCTGGAGGGCGAGACGCTCACGATCACCCCTCCAGCCGCCCCTCCCGCGCACTTCGAGATGGACAGCAAGGGCGATCACCGGCTCGCCATGGTGTCGGCCACCCTCTCCATCCTCTCGGGGGCTCGGCTGACGCTCACCGGACCCGAGTGCGTGGAGAAGAGCTTCCCGGGGTTCTGGCGGCAGGTGGAGCGGGTGGGTGTACGCCTAACTGAATGA
- a CDS encoding citrate synthase, with product MPKDTLTITDNRTGKTYEVPIENGTIRTHALRQIKVNEEDFGLMGYDPAFLNTANCRSAITFIDGDKGILEYRGYPIEQLAEKSSFLEVAYLLLNGELPTPKELEQFIHLVTHHTYVHENIKTFMDGFRYDAHPMSMLASTVAALSGFYPDAKHTKDEKSRRIQITRLIAKMPTIAAFSFRHSMGLPYIYPDNELSYVANFLAMIRRIGTATYKVHPVLERALDLLFILHADHEQNCSTTSVRTVGSSEVDPYSAVSAGIGALYGPLHGGANEAVLRMLREIGHVSKIPDFIKAVKSGEGEKKLMGFGHRVYKSYDPRAKVIKRVADEVFEVTGKNPLLDIAVELERIALQDEYFVKRKLYPNVDFYSGLIYEAMGFPVEMFPVLFAIPRTVGWCAQWEEMVKDPEQKIARPRQVYTGSSRREYVPMEKRAAK from the coding sequence ATGCCCAAGGACACGCTGACGATCACGGACAACCGAACCGGGAAGACGTACGAAGTCCCGATCGAGAACGGAACGATTCGCACCCACGCGCTGCGCCAGATCAAGGTTAACGAAGAAGACTTCGGTCTGATGGGGTACGACCCGGCGTTCCTGAACACGGCGAACTGTAGGAGCGCAATTACCTTCATCGATGGCGACAAGGGCATCCTCGAGTACCGCGGCTACCCCATCGAGCAGCTGGCCGAGAAGTCCTCCTTCCTCGAGGTCGCCTACCTGCTGCTCAACGGCGAGCTGCCCACGCCGAAGGAGCTCGAGCAGTTCATCCACCTCGTGACGCACCACACGTACGTTCACGAGAACATCAAGACGTTCATGGACGGGTTCCGCTACGACGCGCACCCGATGTCCATGCTGGCCTCCACGGTGGCCGCGCTCTCCGGCTTCTACCCGGACGCCAAGCACACCAAGGATGAGAAGAGCCGCCGCATCCAGATCACCCGGCTCATCGCCAAGATGCCGACCATCGCGGCCTTCTCGTTCCGGCACAGCATGGGCCTGCCGTACATCTACCCGGACAACGAGCTGTCCTACGTCGCCAACTTCCTGGCGATGATCCGCCGCATCGGCACGGCCACCTACAAGGTGCACCCGGTGCTGGAGCGCGCGCTGGATCTGCTCTTCATCCTCCACGCCGACCACGAGCAGAACTGCTCCACCACGTCGGTGCGCACGGTGGGCTCGTCCGAGGTGGATCCGTACTCGGCGGTGAGCGCGGGCATCGGCGCCCTGTACGGCCCGCTGCACGGCGGCGCCAACGAGGCCGTGCTGCGCATGCTGCGCGAGATCGGCCACGTCTCGAAGATCCCCGACTTCATCAAGGCGGTGAAGAGCGGCGAGGGCGAGAAGAAGCTGATGGGCTTCGGCCACCGCGTCTACAAGTCGTACGATCCGCGCGCCAAGGTCATCAAGCGCGTGGCGGACGAGGTGTTCGAGGTGACGGGCAAGAACCCGCTGCTGGACATCGCCGTGGAGCTCGAGCGCATCGCCCTCCAGGACGAGTACTTCGTGAAGCGCAAGCTGTACCCGAACGTCGACTTCTACTCGGGCCTCATCTACGAGGCGATGGGCTTCCCGGTGGAGATGTTCCCGGTGCTCTTCGCGATTCCCCGCACGGTCGGCTGGTGCGCCCAGTGGGAGGAGATGGTGAAGGATCCGGAGCAGAAGATCGCCCGTCCTCGCCAGGTCTACACGGGCTCCTCGCGCCGCGAGTACGTCCCCATGGAGAAGCGCGCCGCCAAGTAA
- a CDS encoding AMP-dependent synthetase/ligase: MEQPTTLVHVLHQQATRYEHRPALWKRRGKTYVPTSWREYAQRVTRFALGLHALGFQAKGVLAIQSFNREEWLVSDLAAMALGGVPLGIYTTSSAEQIEYILGHSEAEFFLVENAKYLATALKVRERLPKLRHIIVMDAPDELPPGVLRYTDVLEKGTGADEGPYWERVNALEKNGLATLIYTSGTTGNPKGVMLSHHNLVWTTEKLIQAARFGKESKRMLSYLPLSHIAEQVLSIYGPLMLGAQVFFADSIDSVPQNLKEVRPTFFFGVPRVWEKFKAKAEEGFRAQPPLRQKVLAWARGVATQYHTLALRHEKVPLPLEAQYQLARKLVFAPLHERIGFDQVEFFSVGAAPIARTVLDFFASIDIIIREVWGMSEVTGPGTLNTHEATRLGSVGRPLVGMEIRIAEDGELLLRGGNTCMGYFKEAAATAELLQDGWLHTGDVAVLDGEGFAHITGRKKEIIVTSGGKKTAPANIEQLLKGVAPVSQAVVIGERRNYLVALLTVDAEKLKAVAQAQSWPEEPGALVRDPRLRQYLEQAIEREVNPQLARFETIKRIAILPEDFSIDGGEMTPTLKVRRSAVEKKHAALIESLYAEGAHSEAKAG; encoded by the coding sequence ATGGAACAGCCCACGACGTTGGTTCATGTGCTCCACCAGCAGGCCACGCGGTACGAGCATCGCCCGGCGCTCTGGAAGCGGCGAGGCAAGACGTACGTCCCCACCTCCTGGCGCGAGTACGCCCAGCGCGTCACCCGCTTCGCTCTGGGCCTGCACGCCCTGGGGTTCCAGGCCAAGGGCGTGCTGGCCATCCAGAGCTTCAACCGCGAGGAGTGGCTGGTGTCGGATCTGGCCGCCATGGCGCTCGGGGGCGTGCCGCTGGGCATCTACACCACGAGCAGCGCGGAGCAGATCGAGTACATCCTCGGCCACAGCGAGGCGGAGTTCTTCCTGGTGGAGAACGCCAAGTACCTGGCCACCGCGCTGAAGGTGCGCGAGCGGCTGCCCAAGCTGCGCCACATCATCGTCATGGACGCGCCGGACGAGCTGCCCCCGGGCGTGCTGCGGTACACGGACGTGCTGGAGAAGGGCACGGGCGCGGACGAGGGCCCCTACTGGGAGCGCGTCAACGCACTGGAGAAGAACGGGCTGGCGACCCTCATCTACACCTCGGGGACGACGGGAAACCCCAAGGGGGTGATGCTGAGCCACCACAACCTCGTGTGGACGACGGAGAAGCTCATCCAGGCGGCACGGTTCGGCAAGGAGTCCAAGCGGATGCTGTCGTACCTGCCGCTCTCGCACATCGCCGAGCAGGTGCTCTCCATCTACGGCCCGCTGATGCTGGGCGCGCAGGTGTTCTTCGCGGACTCGATCGACTCGGTGCCGCAGAACCTGAAGGAGGTGCGGCCCACCTTCTTCTTCGGCGTGCCCCGCGTGTGGGAGAAGTTCAAGGCGAAGGCGGAGGAGGGGTTCCGCGCGCAGCCGCCGCTGCGGCAGAAGGTGCTGGCCTGGGCGCGCGGCGTGGCCACGCAGTACCACACGCTGGCACTGCGCCACGAGAAGGTGCCCCTGCCGCTGGAGGCCCAGTACCAGCTGGCCCGCAAGCTGGTGTTCGCGCCGTTGCATGAGCGCATCGGCTTCGATCAGGTGGAGTTCTTCTCCGTGGGTGCGGCGCCCATTGCCCGGACTGTGTTGGACTTCTTCGCCTCCATCGACATCATCATCCGCGAGGTGTGGGGCATGTCCGAGGTGACGGGCCCCGGGACGCTCAACACGCACGAGGCCACGCGGCTGGGCTCGGTGGGCCGGCCCCTGGTGGGCATGGAGATCCGCATCGCGGAGGACGGGGAGCTGCTCCTGCGCGGTGGCAACACGTGCATGGGCTACTTCAAGGAGGCCGCCGCCACCGCGGAGTTGCTGCAGGACGGGTGGCTCCACACGGGAGACGTGGCGGTGCTGGACGGCGAGGGCTTCGCGCACATCACCGGCCGCAAGAAGGAGATCATCGTCACCTCGGGCGGCAAGAAGACGGCGCCCGCCAACATCGAGCAGCTGCTCAAGGGCGTGGCTCCGGTGAGCCAGGCGGTCGTCATCGGCGAGCGGCGCAACTACCTCGTGGCGCTGCTGACGGTGGACGCGGAGAAGCTGAAGGCCGTGGCCCAGGCCCAGAGCTGGCCGGAGGAGCCGGGTGCACTGGTCCGGGATCCGCGCCTGCGCCAGTACCTGGAGCAGGCCATCGAGCGCGAGGTGAACCCGCAGCTGGCCCGCTTCGAGACGATCAAGCGCATCGCCATCCTCCCGGAGGACTTCTCCATCGATGGAGGCGAGATGACGCCCACGCTCAAAGTCCGCCGCAGCGCCGTGGAAAAGAAGCACGCCGCCCTCATCGAGTCCCTCTACGCCGAGGGCGCCCACTCCGAGGCCAAGGCGGGCTGA
- a CDS encoding bifunctional nuclease family protein encodes MKTPNRASLFLAPLSAVVLALVGLLFLPTLSAPPAFAASPSGPKPEPCVTEAGADPAACKELVELVVRDVVPLDEAQTHAVVLTTQDGTIVLPVFVDEAAAVAIAFRLAHLEPPQPLAQDLLDDVVSKLGASVTEVRIDDLRGDIYTGRVFIQQGKKNLELDARPADSIAMALDGNARIRVTRKVLTQAGISREDIQELHEQSPGVGGSGSSEEPVEELPVAPQVRHKEISL; translated from the coding sequence GTGAAAACACCCAATCGCGCCAGCCTCTTTCTCGCCCCGCTCTCCGCCGTCGTGCTGGCGCTGGTGGGTCTGCTTTTCCTTCCCACCCTCTCGGCGCCGCCAGCGTTCGCCGCATCGCCCTCGGGGCCCAAGCCGGAGCCCTGCGTCACGGAAGCGGGCGCGGACCCGGCAGCTTGCAAGGAACTCGTCGAGCTCGTGGTCCGCGACGTCGTCCCGCTGGACGAGGCTCAGACCCACGCCGTGGTGCTCACCACCCAGGACGGGACCATTGTCCTCCCGGTCTTCGTGGACGAGGCGGCGGCCGTGGCCATCGCCTTCCGCCTGGCTCACCTCGAGCCGCCTCAGCCGCTCGCCCAGGATCTGCTGGATGACGTGGTGTCCAAGTTGGGCGCCTCCGTCACCGAGGTCCGCATCGATGACCTGCGCGGCGACATCTACACCGGCCGCGTCTTCATCCAGCAGGGCAAGAAGAACCTGGAGCTGGACGCCCGCCCGGCGGACTCCATCGCCATGGCCCTGGACGGCAACGCCCGCATCCGCGTGACGCGCAAGGTCCTGACGCAGGCGGGCATCAGCCGCGAGGACATCCAGGAGCTGCACGAGCAGTCCCCCGGCGTGGGCGGCAGCGGGAGCTCCGAGGAGCCCGTCGAGGAGCTGCCGGTGGCGCCCCAGGTCAGGCACAAGGAGATCAGCCTCTAG
- the pyk gene encoding pyruvate kinase: protein MRKAKIICTLGPASNSPEVIEGLIRAGMNVARLNFSHGTQDDHRRRVNTIRKVSRKLGIPVAILQDVQGPKIRLGKFEGGQLVVKEGQTVTVTTRAVLGAGTVIPTPVRSLPKDVERGHVILLDDGRVRLRVLRVAGRDVTAKVEVGGLLKDHKGLNLPGAAISVPTITEKDAVDLAFGQELGVDYVALSFVRSADDIRKAREHVSKLKTPLIAKIEKPQAVEDLEAIAAVADGVMIARGDLGVEMPLEQLPGIQKRAVAEVNRMGGLVIVATEMLESMVSNSRPTRAEVSDVANAILDGADAVMLSGETAAGRYPIDAAATMARIVEETERGVVSGGLRPSLVERKDDLSTGVAAAAVAAAEQLGIDTIVTYTERGHTARLISEFRPRAQIIGLTPNADTVNRMALYWGVKGLQVGRLQSTDAMLKQVRRLCRDQGLCKVGSPVVIVAGVPLNEPGSTNMMSVHRI, encoded by the coding sequence ATGCGCAAGGCGAAAATCATCTGCACCCTGGGCCCCGCTTCAAACTCCCCGGAAGTCATCGAGGGCCTCATCCGCGCCGGTATGAACGTGGCGCGCCTCAACTTCTCCCACGGGACGCAGGACGATCACCGCCGCCGGGTGAACACCATCCGCAAGGTGTCCCGGAAACTGGGAATTCCCGTGGCCATCCTGCAGGACGTGCAGGGCCCCAAGATCCGGCTCGGTAAGTTCGAGGGCGGCCAGCTCGTGGTGAAGGAAGGCCAAACCGTGACGGTGACCACGCGCGCCGTCCTGGGAGCGGGGACGGTCATCCCCACGCCGGTGCGCTCGCTGCCGAAGGACGTGGAGCGCGGGCACGTCATCCTCCTGGACGACGGCCGGGTGCGACTCCGAGTGCTGCGGGTCGCGGGCCGGGATGTCACCGCCAAGGTGGAGGTGGGGGGACTCCTGAAGGACCACAAGGGCCTCAACCTGCCGGGCGCGGCGATCTCGGTGCCCACCATTACGGAGAAGGACGCGGTGGATCTGGCGTTCGGCCAGGAGCTCGGCGTGGACTACGTGGCACTGTCCTTCGTGCGCTCGGCGGACGACATCCGCAAGGCGCGCGAGCACGTGTCCAAGCTGAAGACGCCCTTGATTGCGAAGATCGAGAAGCCCCAGGCGGTGGAGGACCTGGAGGCCATCGCCGCGGTGGCGGATGGGGTGATGATCGCCCGCGGAGACCTGGGCGTGGAGATGCCGCTGGAGCAGCTGCCGGGCATCCAGAAGCGCGCGGTGGCCGAGGTGAACCGGATGGGCGGTCTGGTCATCGTGGCCACGGAGATGCTGGAGAGCATGGTGTCCAACTCCCGGCCTACGCGCGCCGAGGTGTCCGACGTGGCCAACGCCATCCTGGACGGAGCGGACGCGGTGATGCTCTCGGGCGAGACGGCGGCGGGCCGCTATCCCATCGACGCAGCGGCCACCATGGCGAGGATTGTCGAAGAAACGGAGCGAGGAGTCGTCTCAGGCGGCCTGCGCCCCTCGCTGGTCGAGCGCAAGGATGACCTGTCCACCGGCGTGGCGGCGGCGGCGGTGGCGGCGGCCGAGCAACTGGGCATCGACACGATCGTCACCTATACGGAGCGGGGCCACACCGCGCGCCTGATCTCCGAGTTCCGGCCTCGGGCGCAGATCATCGGCCTGACGCCCAACGCGGACACGGTGAACCGGATGGCGCTGTACTGGGGCGTGAAGGGGCTCCAGGTGGGCCGGCTGCAGAGCACGGACGCGATGCTCAAGCAGGTCCGCCGGCTGTGCCGTGACCAAGGGCTGTGCAAGGTGGGCTCGCCCGTGGTCATCGTGGCGGGCGTGCCGCTCAACGAGCCGGGCAGCACCAACATGATGTCCGTGCACCGCATCTGA
- a CDS encoding lipase secretion chaperone yields the protein MRTPGILVGIALVGLVAWRALAPRAAPAAEDTAPIVAPGVSVPPPDAPWHARSDPGAPQSGSAPEASQLKAQFLMAKARQTLGQAYERSASHGDFALAPGRILKSLLERRCGLVQRHAQALAVDAAGLCRELLFAAVKERLALSSNVSEARFWELLTQVDEAYERLVVADPSTARDEAFRAAFERFREARRGIVGADLDRRLFGLADEVLRLPFQVEDLLHDPKTSAEQKLAAYEETLQRIERESGVRLASVVEPLELAKHALRLQEAAGPLGPEQRQAVLARYAGPETAERYLANQQEQQDRSERLHAFNQERDALLEQLARAGLGPEQRRQRMAEIDQQLFEKYRLQ from the coding sequence TTGAGAACGCCGGGAATCCTGGTGGGGATCGCCCTCGTGGGCCTGGTGGCCTGGCGCGCGCTTGCGCCTCGGGCCGCCCCGGCTGCAGAGGACACGGCTCCCATCGTGGCTCCGGGAGTGTCGGTGCCGCCTCCGGACGCGCCCTGGCACGCCCGTTCGGACCCTGGCGCGCCCCAGAGTGGTTCAGCTCCCGAGGCGTCGCAGCTCAAGGCCCAGTTCCTGATGGCGAAGGCCCGGCAGACGCTGGGACAGGCCTACGAGCGCTCTGCCTCGCATGGAGACTTTGCCCTCGCTCCAGGCCGCATCCTGAAGAGCCTCCTGGAGCGGCGCTGTGGGCTCGTACAGCGCCATGCCCAGGCGCTTGCCGTGGACGCGGCGGGCCTGTGCCGGGAACTGCTGTTCGCGGCCGTGAAGGAGCGGCTGGCCCTTTCCTCGAATGTCTCTGAGGCCCGGTTCTGGGAGCTCCTGACGCAGGTCGACGAGGCCTATGAGCGGCTCGTGGTGGCGGATCCCTCCACGGCCCGCGACGAGGCCTTCCGCGCTGCCTTCGAGCGCTTCCGCGAGGCACGGCGCGGCATCGTTGGAGCGGACCTGGATCGGCGCCTGTTCGGGCTCGCGGACGAGGTGCTTCGTCTGCCCTTCCAGGTGGAAGACCTGCTCCACGATCCCAAGACCTCCGCCGAGCAAAAGCTCGCCGCCTACGAAGAGACGCTCCAGCGCATCGAGCGCGAGTCCGGCGTGCGGCTGGCGTCCGTCGTGGAGCCCCTGGAACTGGCGAAGCACGCGCTGCGGCTCCAGGAGGCTGCAGGCCCGCTCGGCCCCGAGCAGCGGCAGGCGGTGCTGGCGCGCTACGCGGGGCCTGAGACCGCCGAGCGCTACCTGGCGAATCAACAGGAGCAACAAGACCGGAGCGAGCGGCTGCACGCCTTCAACCAGGAGCGCGATGCCCTGCTGGAGCAACTGGCTCGCGCGGGGCTGGGCCCGGAGCAGCGCCGCCAGCGGATGGCCGAGATCGACCAGCAGCTCTTCGAGAAGTACCGCCTGCAATAA
- a CDS encoding endonuclease encodes MESHKIEWRRGVLPAALTLLLAGPAWAEGTPAFDAYYSSHPKEWFDAASEVDYFNPSITRSWQLNETCSDTGYFSVASYNIFHNVPFVTDFGDEMEQSLGKVTKCADVVLYQEAWDYDDIIEDGPKADLTARGYKMLTPANYYCDDSGEGAIENDCSGLVMFYKTGTTLVKELTLQPFTTVNGVDVHKEKGIWGAIFAKEGRYYYVFNTHFTYGNNSHLDGDSTSDASRISNMKQSLAFIRDRVNANRASYPPALILFGGDFNADFTSALSYSKGYQLLLQASAQSSFFEPYEYATGGAALGGYETAGFQSNWPGSTADTGNNGMASGAKGDFDTLMVGKAAAFGSCSPASISYSGWAPGWKSIDTSVRKWPSYTHSDHYGRWIRVKPGC; translated from the coding sequence ATGGAGTCCCACAAGATCGAGTGGCGCAGGGGTGTACTGCCCGCTGCGCTCACGCTGCTGCTCGCCGGCCCGGCCTGGGCCGAGGGCACGCCCGCGTTCGACGCCTACTACTCGAGCCATCCCAAGGAGTGGTTCGACGCCGCCAGCGAGGTGGACTACTTCAATCCCTCGATCACACGCTCCTGGCAGCTCAACGAGACGTGCAGCGACACCGGGTACTTCTCGGTGGCCTCGTACAACATCTTCCACAACGTCCCATTCGTCACCGACTTCGGAGACGAGATGGAGCAGAGCCTCGGCAAGGTGACGAAGTGCGCCGACGTCGTCCTCTACCAGGAGGCCTGGGATTACGACGACATCATCGAGGACGGCCCCAAGGCGGATCTGACCGCGCGCGGCTACAAGATGCTGACGCCGGCCAACTACTACTGCGACGACTCGGGCGAGGGTGCGATCGAGAACGACTGCAGCGGGCTGGTGATGTTCTACAAGACGGGCACGACGCTCGTGAAGGAACTGACGCTCCAGCCCTTCACCACGGTGAACGGCGTGGACGTGCACAAGGAGAAAGGCATCTGGGGCGCGATCTTCGCCAAGGAGGGCCGCTACTACTACGTCTTCAACACCCACTTCACGTACGGCAACAACAGCCACCTGGACGGGGACTCCACCTCCGACGCCTCGCGCATCTCCAACATGAAGCAGTCGCTGGCCTTCATCCGCGATCGCGTGAATGCCAACCGAGCCAGCTACCCGCCCGCGCTCATCCTCTTCGGGGGCGACTTCAACGCGGACTTCACGAGCGCCCTCAGCTACTCCAAGGGCTACCAGCTGCTTCTCCAGGCCTCCGCACAGAGCAGCTTCTTCGAGCCGTATGAATACGCCACCGGCGGTGCGGCCCTGGGCGGATATGAGACCGCGGGCTTCCAGTCCAACTGGCCCGGCTCCACGGCCGATACGGGCAACAACGGCATGGCTTCGGGCGCCAAGGGGGACTTTGACACGCTGATGGTCGGCAAGGCCGCCGCGTTCGGCTCCTGCTCGCCAGCCTCCATCTCGTACAGCGGCTGGGCGCCGGGCTGGAAGTCGATCGACACGAGCGTGCGGAAGTGGCCGTCGTATACCCACTCGGACCATTACGGCCGCTGGATCCGGGTGAAGCCCGGCTGCTGA
- the lnt gene encoding apolipoprotein N-acyltransferase produces the protein MALPRLGGLGRSCLWAGGGALLVGASAHLILVFPANVLGLVGGFACYFRALGHSETPRAGLLTGSVFGLLLAASSLYWLTDVLYVLTLEERIVGAIVVGGFLVLIALPYGLWGLGAVLMRRRVPRRWMFLLAPGLLLAQALVHDVWLGFPWLHHGYWLAFGPLGNWLALLGAWGVGLLLLHLAACVGLWNQAPSALSHALATGVVLCLAPLFPVSPPPGPASRRVQAAIISIDPPEVKDSPQDNLELLSRYVMATQQLRADWTFWPESVIRDGEATLAPLSAALGLPGGRIFAGALLAAPSGRYNALVELPGGRPLYYKQKLVPFSEYLPGEPFRRLFRVLGVNTLKTDVTAWPQPQPAVEADGVSLHPLLCYEAAFTELIQPGSQPMVLLNAGNESWFRSALMHRMTLAMAVARSREYGVPLVRSVVGGSSGTFDPASEPVWQEGEVREGTLTHPAPLLPRPAATPYSYWRRLFP, from the coding sequence ATGGCGCTGCCGAGGCTCGGAGGGCTGGGACGGAGCTGCCTGTGGGCAGGGGGCGGCGCCTTGCTGGTGGGCGCGTCAGCGCACCTGATCCTCGTCTTCCCGGCCAACGTGCTGGGCCTCGTGGGCGGCTTTGCCTGCTACTTCCGAGCGCTCGGCCACAGCGAAACGCCACGCGCGGGGCTGCTCACCGGCTCCGTGTTCGGCCTGCTCCTGGCAGCCAGCAGCCTCTATTGGCTTACCGATGTGCTCTATGTGCTGACGCTCGAAGAGCGCATCGTTGGGGCCATCGTGGTGGGTGGGTTCCTGGTGCTGATCGCGCTGCCTTACGGGCTCTGGGGGCTCGGAGCGGTGCTCATGAGGCGCCGCGTGCCTCGGCGCTGGATGTTCCTCCTCGCACCAGGGCTGCTGCTGGCACAAGCGCTCGTCCATGACGTGTGGCTCGGCTTTCCCTGGCTGCACCACGGCTACTGGCTGGCCTTCGGGCCTCTGGGAAACTGGCTGGCCCTGCTGGGAGCGTGGGGCGTGGGACTGCTCCTGCTCCACCTCGCCGCGTGCGTGGGGCTCTGGAACCAGGCCCCGAGCGCCCTTTCGCATGCACTGGCCACGGGTGTGGTGCTCTGCCTTGCCCCCCTGTTCCCCGTCAGCCCTCCCCCCGGCCCGGCTTCCCGGAGGGTCCAAGCCGCCATCATCAGCATCGATCCTCCCGAGGTGAAGGACAGCCCCCAGGACAACCTCGAGCTGCTCTCGCGCTACGTGATGGCCACGCAGCAGCTCCGGGCGGATTGGACCTTCTGGCCCGAGTCCGTCATCCGTGACGGCGAAGCCACCCTGGCCCCGCTCAGCGCGGCCTTGGGTCTGCCAGGGGGACGCATCTTCGCGGGGGCACTGCTCGCGGCCCCCTCAGGGCGCTACAACGCCCTCGTCGAACTCCCGGGAGGCAGGCCCCTCTACTACAAGCAGAAGCTCGTCCCATTCTCGGAGTACCTGCCCGGCGAGCCCTTCCGCCGGCTGTTCCGAGTGCTCGGCGTCAACACCCTCAAGACCGACGTGACCGCGTGGCCCCAGCCGCAGCCCGCGGTGGAAGCCGACGGCGTGAGCCTGCACCCCCTGCTCTGCTACGAGGCCGCCTTCACCGAACTCATCCAGCCCGGCTCCCAGCCGATGGTGTTGCTCAACGCCGGCAACGAGAGCTGGTTCCGGAGCGCGCTCATGCACCGCATGACCTTAGCGATGGCCGTGGCCCGCTCCCGCGAGTACGGCGTCCCGCTGGTGCGCTCCGTGGTGGGCGGCTCCAGCGGGACCTTCGACCCTGCCTCGGAACCTGTCTGGCAGGAGGGCGAGGTCCGTGAAGGCACCCTCACCCACCCCGCCCCGCTCCTCCCCCGGCCCGCAGCGACGCCGTACAGCTACTGGCGCCGCCTGTTCCCCTGA